The Desulfosoma caldarium genome has a window encoding:
- a CDS encoding MBL fold metallo-hydrolase, giving the protein MNVEEVLEKIHWLGHDAFRVDGSKILYFDPYEIQGGPSADVILISHEHFDHCSPQDVAKIQQPQTVIVTDAASARKLSGNVRVVRPGDRLDLDGVLINVLPAYNVNKKFHPKAAGMLAFVVTMDGISYYHAGDTDLIPEMSGLQVDIAFLPVSGTYVMDAQEAVQAAKMISPKMAAIPMHYGAIVGSEQDAQRFQKALEGLVHVVLLKKE; this is encoded by the coding sequence ATGAATGTGGAAGAGGTCTTAGAGAAGATTCATTGGCTCGGTCACGATGCCTTTCGTGTGGACGGCTCAAAAATCCTTTACTTTGATCCTTACGAAATCCAAGGCGGTCCTTCAGCTGACGTGATTTTGATCAGCCATGAACACTTCGATCATTGTTCCCCGCAGGATGTGGCCAAGATACAACAACCTCAAACGGTGATCGTCACCGACGCCGCTTCGGCTCGAAAGCTTTCGGGCAACGTACGGGTCGTTCGTCCCGGAGACCGCTTGGATCTAGACGGCGTGCTCATCAACGTGCTGCCCGCCTACAATGTGAACAAGAAATTCCACCCCAAAGCGGCGGGCATGCTGGCCTTTGTGGTAACGATGGACGGCATTTCTTATTACCATGCCGGGGATACGGATCTCATTCCCGAAATGTCAGGACTGCAGGTGGACATCGCCTTCTTGCCCGTTTCCGGAACATACGTCATGGATGCCCAAGAAGCTGTGCAAGCCGCCAAGATGATTTCACCTAAGATGGCCGCCATACCCATGCACTACGGAGCCATTGTGGGATCCGAACAGGACGCTCAACGCTTTCAGAAGGCTTTGGAAGGGCTCGTGCACGTTGTCCTTTTGAAAAAAGAATAA
- a CDS encoding type IV pilus twitching motility protein PilT, which produces MKRQDLNSILHKLLDEHPTLSDINFTVGKPVQAEVDGVLRPACADLGLGTLTPYHTEHIALALIGPDRRLVKNLLDTGSCDLSYALDARARFRVNVFSQRGFYSVVMRMLPSRVMSIEELELPHVFKRIAEERNGIVFVTGATGSGKTTSLAAILNEINRSKSVHVVTLEDPVEYVHPQLKATFNQRELGEDFDTFANGLRAALRQAPKVILVGEMRDRETVEIGLSAAETGHLVLTTLHTIDASHTVNRLVGMFELEEERLIRIRLADAMRWIVSQRLLPKVGGGRVAAFEIMGNNLRVRESIIHGESEGKTFYEMMQQSRPFGWTTFDDSIVSLYEKGLITEETALGYASNRAEVKRGVDRIKAARGEKTTDIEGLRIDQDYARKIA; this is translated from the coding sequence ATGAAGCGCCAAGACTTGAACAGCATTCTGCACAAGCTTCTCGACGAACATCCCACCTTGTCGGACATCAATTTCACGGTGGGCAAGCCCGTGCAGGCCGAGGTGGACGGGGTGCTGCGCCCCGCCTGTGCCGACCTGGGCCTCGGCACGCTCACCCCCTATCACACGGAGCACATTGCCCTGGCCCTCATCGGGCCGGACCGGCGTCTCGTAAAAAATCTCCTGGATACCGGATCCTGCGACTTGTCGTACGCCCTGGATGCCCGTGCGCGATTCCGCGTGAACGTTTTTTCTCAGCGGGGCTTCTATTCCGTGGTCATGCGCATGCTGCCTTCTCGCGTCATGAGCATCGAGGAGCTGGAATTGCCACATGTGTTCAAGAGGATCGCTGAGGAAAGGAATGGGATCGTTTTCGTCACGGGTGCCACGGGAAGCGGCAAGACCACAAGCCTTGCGGCCATTCTCAATGAAATCAACCGGTCCAAGTCGGTCCACGTGGTGACTTTGGAAGATCCTGTGGAATATGTTCATCCGCAGCTTAAGGCCACGTTCAACCAAAGAGAATTGGGTGAGGACTTCGATACCTTTGCTAACGGATTGCGCGCCGCATTGCGCCAGGCTCCCAAAGTGATTCTGGTGGGGGAAATGCGAGACCGAGAAACGGTGGAAATCGGGTTGAGCGCCGCAGAAACGGGCCATTTGGTTCTGACCACGCTGCACACCATCGATGCGTCTCATACGGTGAACCGTCTCGTGGGCATGTTTGAACTGGAAGAGGAGCGCCTCATTCGCATTCGCTTGGCCGATGCCATGCGCTGGATCGTGAGCCAGCGGTTACTGCCCAAGGTGGGCGGTGGCCGCGTGGCCGCTTTTGAAATCATGGGAAACAATCTTCGAGTGCGCGAATCCATCATTCACGGGGAAAGTGAGGGCAAGACCTTTTACGAAATGATGCAGCAGTCCCGCCCCTTTGGATGGACAACATTTGACGATTCCATCGTCTCGTTGTACGAAAAGGGACTGATCACGGAAGAGACGGCTCTGGGGTATGCGTCCAATCGAGCGGAAGTGAAGCGGGGCGTGGACCGCATCAAGGCGGCTCGAGGCGAAAAGACTACGGACATCGAAGGGCTCCGCATCGATCAGGACTATGCTCGAAAGATTGCCTGA
- a CDS encoding type IV pilus twitching motility protein PilT, protein MARIDAFFKLMHEQKASDLHLVSGQQPVLRIRGELERVKYKVLDDDELRSMLYEITPEDKIKTFEETGDLDFSYEIPGLSRYRVNYFMQKNGIGAVFREIPEEILTVQQLGLPPVISRLALLPRGLVIVTGPTGSGKSTTLAAIIDEANRKRKDHIITIEDPIEFVHKSKNCVINHREVGTHTRSFSSALRAALREDPDIILVGEMRDLETMRLALEAAATGHLVFSTLHTTSAAKTVDRIIEVFPTGEQAQIRSTLADGLRAVVSQALFKRVDVKGRIAVLEILIATHAVRALIREGKTHQIPSAIQTGKKYGMQTLDDGIMEHLRAGRISPNEAYMKCVEKEKFRQYLTEPPTDFTEV, encoded by the coding sequence ATGGCGAGAATTGATGCGTTTTTCAAGCTCATGCACGAGCAGAAGGCGTCGGACCTGCACCTGGTCTCGGGCCAGCAGCCCGTGCTGCGCATTCGCGGGGAACTGGAACGCGTCAAATACAAAGTGCTGGACGATGATGAACTGCGATCCATGCTCTACGAAATCACGCCCGAAGATAAGATCAAGACCTTTGAAGAAACCGGAGATTTGGACTTTTCCTATGAAATTCCAGGGCTCAGCCGATACCGTGTCAACTACTTCATGCAAAAAAACGGTATCGGCGCCGTGTTTCGCGAAATCCCCGAAGAAATTCTCACCGTTCAGCAACTGGGCCTGCCGCCGGTCATTTCTCGGCTAGCTTTGCTACCTCGAGGTCTTGTGATCGTGACGGGTCCTACCGGCAGCGGCAAATCCACGACCCTAGCCGCCATCATCGACGAAGCGAACCGCAAGCGCAAGGATCACATCATCACCATTGAGGATCCCATTGAGTTTGTCCACAAGAGCAAGAACTGCGTCATCAACCACAGGGAAGTGGGGACCCATACGCGAAGTTTTTCCAGCGCTCTTCGAGCAGCCTTACGCGAGGACCCGGACATTATCCTAGTGGGCGAAATGCGCGATCTGGAAACCATGCGCCTGGCCCTTGAAGCCGCCGCCACGGGCCATTTGGTCTTTTCTACTTTGCACACCACCAGCGCCGCCAAGACCGTGGACCGCATCATCGAAGTGTTTCCCACCGGTGAACAGGCCCAGATTCGATCCACCCTGGCCGATGGATTGCGCGCCGTGGTCTCCCAGGCTCTGTTCAAACGCGTCGACGTCAAAGGGCGCATCGCTGTCCTGGAAATTCTTATCGCCACTCATGCCGTGCGCGCCCTCATTCGCGAAGGCAAGACCCATCAGATTCCTTCGGCCATTCAGACTGGAAAAAAATACGGTATGCAGACCTTGGACGACGGCATCATGGAGCACCTGCGAGCCGGCCGCATCAGTCCCAACGAGGCTTACATGAAGTGCGTCGAAAAAGAAAAATTCAGACAGTACCTCACCGAACCGCCCACGGATTTTACCGAGGTGTGA
- a CDS encoding winged helix-turn-helix domain-containing protein: MARRAAPKEGGNSVGLDKKLIVHCKVWVEDDTGALVFGAGRLRILEAVERAGSIIGAAKELGMSYSAVWGKIRATEERLGCPVLNKKIGGIKGGGSALTPFAKDLLERFRTLEERTQEAAERIFEDIFGKSSLPGSP, from the coding sequence GTGGCAAGACGGGCTGCGCCGAAGGAAGGGGGTAACAGCGTGGGTCTGGACAAAAAGCTTATCGTCCATTGCAAGGTGTGGGTGGAAGATGACACCGGTGCTTTGGTCTTTGGTGCCGGTCGCCTTCGCATTCTGGAAGCCGTGGAAAGGGCGGGATCCATCATTGGCGCGGCCAAGGAACTGGGTATGAGCTACTCCGCGGTTTGGGGAAAGATTCGAGCCACAGAAGAACGCCTGGGATGCCCCGTGCTGAACAAAAAGATCGGCGGCATCAAGGGTGGAGGATCAGCCTTGACGCCTTTTGCCAAGGACCTTCTGGAGCGCTTTCGAACCCTGGAAGAGCGCACGCAGGAAGCTGCCGAACGGATTTTTGAAGACATTTTTGGCAAAAGCTCCCTTCCCGGCTCACCTTAA
- a CDS encoding metallophosphoesterase family protein: MHQEPAKIYAIGDVHGMLFKLERLLDRIPFRSDRDLLVFVGDYVDRGPDSRGVIERLLQLMAQGIHVVCLRGNHEVMMENYLRDEEVEFFLVNGGATTVHSYSVGNEGGRCTVPEAHKNFLRGLKKFYETDDYLFVHAGFRPGVAVLDQSDDDVYWIRNEFIASDYDFGKKVIFGHTPFVKPFVDRRKIGIDTGAVYGNKLTCVCLPDEVFYSV; the protein is encoded by the coding sequence ATGCACCAGGAACCCGCAAAGATCTACGCCATCGGCGATGTGCACGGCATGCTCTTCAAGCTGGAACGGCTTCTGGACCGCATCCCCTTTCGATCGGATCGGGACCTTCTGGTCTTTGTGGGGGACTACGTGGACCGCGGACCGGATTCTCGAGGCGTCATCGAGCGCCTCCTGCAGCTCATGGCCCAAGGCATCCATGTGGTGTGCCTTCGTGGAAACCATGAAGTGATGATGGAAAACTACCTTCGAGACGAGGAGGTGGAATTTTTCCTGGTCAACGGGGGTGCCACCACGGTTCACAGCTATTCAGTGGGCAATGAAGGCGGGCGTTGCACCGTTCCCGAAGCGCACAAAAATTTCCTGCGTGGACTCAAGAAGTTTTACGAAACGGACGATTACCTTTTTGTCCATGCAGGGTTTCGCCCTGGCGTCGCGGTTCTCGACCAGTCGGACGACGACGTCTATTGGATTCGCAACGAATTCATCGCTTCCGACTATGACTTTGGCAAGAAAGTCATTTTCGGTCACACGCCCTTTGTGAAGCCCTTCGTGGACAGGAGAAAAATCGGGATCGACACGGGCGCCGTCTACGGCAACAAGCTCACCTGTGTGTGCCTTCCCGACGAGGTGTTTTACAGCGTCTGA
- the sucD gene encoding succinate--CoA ligase subunit alpha, translated as MSIWVNAQTRVLVQGITGREGQFHTRQCVAYGTRVVAGVTPGKGGQTMDDIPVFNTVEDAVRQTGADCSMIFVPPPFAADAILEAMDAGVRVIVTITEGIPVMDMLLVKNALKGSSSRLIGPNCPGIITPGQCKVGIMPGPIHKPGSVGVVSRSGTLTYEVVHQLTLQGIGQSTCVGIGGDPVNGTNFIDCLKAFQEDPETKAVVMVGEIGGSAEEEAADFIARHMTKPVVGFVAGLTAPPGRRMGHAGAIISGSSGTAQAKIQAMKQAGITVVENLGELGAVCREAFASVL; from the coding sequence ATGAGCATCTGGGTGAATGCGCAGACGCGAGTCCTTGTTCAGGGAATTACCGGCCGAGAGGGGCAGTTTCACACACGGCAATGCGTGGCCTATGGAACCCGCGTCGTGGCCGGGGTCACGCCGGGAAAAGGCGGCCAGACCATGGACGACATTCCGGTATTCAACACCGTGGAAGACGCCGTGCGACAGACGGGGGCCGACTGCTCCATGATTTTCGTGCCACCGCCCTTTGCTGCCGACGCCATTCTGGAAGCCATGGACGCCGGCGTGCGCGTGATCGTGACCATCACGGAAGGCATTCCCGTCATGGACATGCTCTTGGTAAAAAACGCCCTCAAGGGATCCTCCTCGCGCCTCATCGGCCCCAACTGCCCCGGCATCATCACGCCGGGCCAGTGCAAGGTGGGTATCATGCCCGGTCCCATTCATAAGCCGGGATCCGTGGGCGTGGTTTCCCGTTCCGGCACCTTGACCTACGAAGTGGTGCACCAGCTCACTCTTCAAGGCATCGGTCAGAGCACCTGCGTGGGCATCGGCGGGGATCCCGTAAACGGGACGAACTTCATCGATTGCCTGAAAGCGTTCCAAGAGGATCCCGAAACCAAGGCCGTGGTCATGGTGGGGGAAATCGGCGGGTCGGCGGAAGAAGAGGCGGCCGATTTTATCGCCCGCCACATGACCAAACCTGTCGTGGGGTTCGTGGCCGGTCTCACGGCACCTCCCGGCCGGCGTATGGGCCACGCGGGAGCCATCATCAGTGGATCCAGTGGCACGGCTCAAGCGAAAATTCAGGCCATGAAGCAGGCGGGCATTACCGTGGTGGAGAACCTGGGAGAACTGGGGGCCGTTTGCAGGGAAGCCTTTGCCTCGGTGCTTTAG
- a CDS encoding DEAD/DEAH box helicase: MKKFLHRLLTQEWKSARVAHHAVLEAQDPQYGAPHAPLPKPLSQALHALGIRRLYKHQAAALDFLRSGHHVVVATPTASGKSLIYNMAVTEALLQNPHAHALYLFPIKALSRDQWEALNTFFEAVPSATPFTAAVYDGDTTSHQRAVIRRKPPHVLVSNPDMLHYALLPYHAKWESFFRGLRYVVVDELHTYRGIFGSHVAQILRRLQRITDLYGARPRYVFLSATIGNPGELAQKLIDQPVKTVTHSGSPQARRHFVFMESEGPLASLAARITQDAVRLGLKTIVFTQSRRMTELVHMSLLRAAPHLAHKVSSYRAGFLPSERRSIEQGLAEGRIAAVISTSALEMGIDVGGLDVCLLVGYPGTIMTTWQRGGRVGRSGGESAVIMLPQPDALDQYIVRHPETFLNGSCENAVTDPDNPAIVAEHLPCAAAEIPVRAEEAEAWAPSRQQALLSATNRGTLVQSEDGQKWFAVAPYPHRGVDIRSVGPSFTILAPDGQNKTRWIPIGTTDGVRAFKECHPGAVYLHRGRAFVVQSLDLVKRIARAVPQDAEYYTWVKSEKETEILEILASKPCTAFIARLGRLRVREHITGYEKKRLFTQELLDFTPLDLPEQVFETVGFWVEIEEAIVERIRRANLHYMGGIHAMEHAAISMFPLFALCDRNDIGGISIPLHPQLGKSAVFIYDGYPEGIGLAARGYDIVEALLERTLELIESCPCDEGCPGCIHSPKCGAGNTPLDKEAAMEVLRYLLGRKPLGAEETKGGLQQEEAQGFTRPEASAAKPEPAIGFLDLETQKLAQDVGGWDNKHLMRVSVAVLYDHRRKTIEVYREHEVSTLIDRLHALDLVVGFNIKNFDFQVLQAYTPKPLQHLPAFDMLEAVRQQLGFRLSLDHLSEKTLGRKKTADGIQAVQWFRENRWDLLIDYCQEDVLLTRDLFFHAIEKGYLIYEDRSGKRLRVPTPWNLEKILEEYGQKEDKKRTILRRHRPAGA, translated from the coding sequence ATGAAGAAATTTCTTCATCGCCTGTTGACGCAAGAGTGGAAATCGGCGCGTGTCGCGCATCACGCGGTCCTGGAAGCTCAGGATCCGCAATACGGTGCGCCTCATGCTCCCCTTCCCAAACCCCTTAGTCAAGCCTTGCACGCTCTCGGCATTCGGCGCTTGTACAAGCACCAGGCCGCCGCATTGGACTTTCTTCGATCCGGCCACCACGTGGTGGTGGCCACGCCAACCGCCAGCGGCAAATCCCTCATCTACAACATGGCCGTCACCGAAGCCCTGTTGCAGAACCCTCACGCGCACGCTCTTTATCTTTTTCCCATCAAGGCCTTGAGTCGCGACCAATGGGAGGCGCTTAACACTTTTTTTGAAGCAGTCCCCAGTGCCACGCCCTTCACGGCCGCCGTATATGACGGGGATACGACCAGCCATCAGCGAGCCGTCATTCGCCGAAAACCTCCCCACGTGCTCGTCTCCAACCCGGACATGCTTCACTATGCTCTGCTGCCCTACCATGCCAAGTGGGAATCTTTTTTTCGAGGTTTGCGTTACGTGGTGGTGGATGAATTGCACACGTATCGAGGCATCTTTGGCAGCCACGTGGCGCAGATTCTTCGAAGGCTTCAGCGCATCACCGACCTCTACGGTGCGCGGCCTCGCTATGTCTTTCTTTCGGCAACCATCGGCAATCCTGGAGAACTGGCCCAAAAGCTCATCGATCAGCCGGTAAAAACCGTGACGCACTCCGGCTCGCCGCAGGCGCGGCGCCATTTTGTCTTCATGGAATCGGAAGGCCCTTTGGCGTCCCTGGCGGCACGCATCACCCAGGATGCCGTGCGTTTGGGGCTGAAAACCATCGTGTTTACCCAATCGCGGCGCATGACGGAGTTGGTGCACATGAGCCTACTCCGGGCGGCACCCCACCTGGCGCACAAGGTGAGCTCTTACCGAGCGGGTTTTCTTCCGTCGGAACGACGAAGTATTGAACAGGGCCTGGCCGAAGGGCGCATTGCCGCGGTCATTTCCACAAGTGCTCTGGAAATGGGTATCGACGTCGGCGGACTGGACGTGTGCCTTCTCGTGGGATACCCCGGGACCATCATGACCACGTGGCAGCGGGGCGGACGCGTGGGTCGAAGCGGCGGGGAAAGTGCGGTGATCATGCTTCCTCAGCCGGACGCTTTGGATCAGTACATCGTGCGGCATCCCGAAACCTTTTTGAACGGGTCCTGCGAAAATGCCGTGACCGATCCGGACAACCCGGCCATTGTGGCGGAACATCTGCCTTGTGCCGCGGCGGAAATTCCCGTGCGCGCCGAAGAAGCGGAAGCGTGGGCACCTTCACGGCAGCAGGCACTGCTTTCCGCCACGAATCGTGGAACCCTGGTGCAGTCGGAAGACGGCCAAAAATGGTTCGCTGTGGCGCCGTACCCGCACCGCGGCGTGGACATTCGCAGTGTGGGCCCGTCCTTTACCATTTTGGCCCCCGATGGGCAGAACAAGACACGATGGATTCCCATCGGCACCACGGACGGGGTGCGCGCTTTCAAGGAATGTCATCCCGGGGCCGTCTATCTGCATCGGGGCCGAGCCTTTGTGGTTCAAAGCCTGGACCTGGTAAAACGCATCGCACGCGCCGTGCCGCAGGACGCCGAATACTATACGTGGGTCAAAAGCGAAAAGGAAACGGAAATCCTGGAAATTCTGGCTTCCAAGCCCTGCACGGCCTTCATCGCAAGACTTGGCCGCCTTCGGGTTCGCGAACACATTACAGGCTATGAAAAGAAACGCCTGTTCACGCAGGAGTTGTTGGACTTTACGCCGCTCGATCTTCCCGAACAGGTTTTTGAAACCGTAGGATTTTGGGTGGAAATCGAAGAGGCCATTGTGGAAAGAATTCGACGGGCGAACCTTCACTACATGGGCGGAATTCATGCTATGGAACATGCGGCCATCAGCATGTTTCCGCTGTTTGCGCTGTGCGACCGCAACGACATCGGCGGCATTTCCATTCCACTACACCCGCAGTTGGGCAAGAGTGCCGTGTTCATCTACGACGGCTACCCGGAAGGCATCGGATTGGCCGCTCGCGGCTACGACATCGTGGAGGCGCTTCTGGAACGGACCCTGGAGCTCATCGAAAGTTGTCCCTGCGACGAAGGATGCCCCGGCTGCATTCATTCACCCAAGTGCGGCGCGGGGAACACGCCGCTGGACAAGGAAGCGGCCATGGAAGTGCTGCGTTACCTGCTGGGTCGAAAACCCCTGGGGGCGGAAGAGACCAAGGGAGGCTTGCAACAAGAGGAAGCGCAAGGCTTCACGAGGCCCGAAGCGTCGGCGGCAAAGCCGGAGCCGGCCATCGGATTTCTCGATCTGGAAACGCAAAAACTGGCTCAAGACGTGGGCGGCTGGGACAACAAGCACCTCATGCGCGTCTCCGTGGCAGTTCTTTACGATCACCGCCGCAAAACCATAGAAGTGTATCGAGAACACGAGGTCTCTACCCTCATCGACCGCCTGCACGCCCTGGACCTCGTGGTCGGGTTCAACATCAAAAACTTCGATTTTCAGGTGTTGCAAGCCTACACGCCGAAACCCCTGCAGCATCTTCCGGCTTTTGACATGTTGGAAGCCGTGCGGCAGCAATTGGGTTTTCGTTTGAGCTTGGATCACCTGAGCGAAAAGACATTGGGGCGGAAGAAGACGGCTGACGGCATTCAGGCCGTGCAATGGTTTCGTGAAAACCGCTGGGATCTTCTCATCGACTACTGTCAAGAGGATGTGCTGCTCACCCGGGACCTCTTTTTTCATGCCATAGAAAAAGGCTACCTTATCTATGAAGACCGGTCGGGAAAACGGCTTCGAGTGCCGACTCCGTGGAATCTGGAAAAGATCCTTGAAGAATACGGACAAAAAGAAGACAAGAAACGTACAATCTTGCGGCGACACCGCCCCGCAGGCGCTTAA
- a CDS encoding molybdopterin molybdotransferase MoeA — translation MPEFLKVKTADEVLNLIEDFAPLEEETVLLEAAAGRVLSRNVEASCHVPHFRRAVMDGYAVRARDTFGASESLPALLTVVGEVFMGQPAQHTLGPGQAIAVPTGGAMPEGADALVMVEYTQDVGDGTIEVTRPVAPGDNVLEPGDDIAEASLLFPAGWQLRAQDVGVLAAVGMRSVSVFRVPRVAVLSTGDEIVSPDAPEVPVGKIRDINTFVLAAQVREAGAVPGWTHVVPDDLDQLAAACRQALTDHEVVLLSGGSSVGARDYTVQVLERLNGAELLVHGVAIRPGKPTILARIGSRILWGLPGQPASAMIVFTAFVRPSLLRLQGISVDRSSRTRTSRAVLQRNLPSVHGRADYIRVKLSEEDGQVLAEPVFGSSAMISTLARADGYVIVPEHVEGYEAGTEVTVHLFGSISRPFLAGKEET, via the coding sequence ATGCCGGAATTTCTCAAGGTGAAGACAGCTGATGAAGTTCTGAACCTCATTGAAGACTTTGCGCCTTTGGAAGAGGAGACGGTTCTTTTGGAGGCGGCGGCGGGCCGAGTCCTGTCCCGGAATGTGGAAGCGTCATGTCATGTGCCCCATTTTCGCCGTGCGGTGATGGACGGCTATGCCGTCAGGGCTCGGGACACCTTCGGGGCTTCCGAATCCCTTCCGGCGCTTTTGACCGTAGTGGGCGAAGTGTTCATGGGGCAGCCGGCTCAGCACACTCTCGGCCCCGGGCAGGCCATCGCCGTGCCCACGGGGGGCGCCATGCCGGAAGGGGCGGACGCCCTGGTCATGGTGGAATACACTCAGGACGTGGGGGACGGCACCATTGAAGTGACCCGTCCGGTGGCGCCCGGCGATAACGTCTTAGAACCCGGCGACGATATCGCTGAAGCCAGCCTGCTCTTTCCTGCAGGCTGGCAGCTGAGGGCTCAAGACGTGGGGGTGCTCGCGGCCGTCGGCATGCGATCCGTTTCGGTGTTTCGCGTGCCTCGCGTGGCGGTGCTTTCCACCGGCGATGAAATCGTCTCCCCCGATGCCCCTGAGGTTCCTGTGGGAAAAATTCGCGACATCAACACCTTTGTTCTGGCGGCTCAGGTGCGCGAAGCCGGAGCCGTTCCGGGATGGACTCACGTGGTGCCCGACGATCTGGATCAGCTGGCTGCCGCCTGCCGCCAGGCCCTTACGGACCACGAGGTGGTGCTTCTTTCCGGAGGCAGTTCCGTGGGCGCCCGGGACTACACCGTGCAGGTGTTAGAACGGCTGAACGGGGCGGAGCTTCTGGTGCATGGTGTCGCCATTCGACCAGGAAAACCTACCATATTAGCCCGCATCGGATCCCGCATCTTATGGGGGCTTCCGGGCCAGCCCGCGTCGGCCATGATTGTCTTCACGGCCTTTGTGCGTCCAAGTCTACTGAGGCTGCAGGGCATAAGCGTGGACCGCTCTTCCAGAACGCGAACGTCCCGAGCCGTGCTGCAGCGCAACTTACCATCGGTGCACGGTCGAGCAGATTATATTCGTGTGAAACTGAGTGAAGAAGACGGTCAGGTGTTGGCGGAGCCCGTCTTTGGTTCCTCGGCCATGATCAGCACGCTGGCGCGGGCCGACGGCTACGTCATCGTTCCCGAACATGTGGAGGGGTATGAGGCGGGAACGGAAGTGACGGTGCACCTTTTCGGGTCTATAAGCCGCCCTTTTTTGGCCGGCAAAGAGGAAACCTGA
- a CDS encoding UpxY family transcription antiterminator, producing MLRDKMDASAKKNPAPVAIGHDDRLLSQENAPGWYALYVQVNHEKKVADQLLKKNIECFLPLMPTWSKRRDRRVRLQVPLFPGYVFVHTVLDNEVHVEILKIPGSVYVVRNSQGPALISDYQVESLRTVLTHADTLTLHPYLTAGDWVEVVRGPFAGCVGILQRLNPKKGTLVISIDVIRQAASVQLAIEDVVRIDGPPDRRRDLRSGP from the coding sequence ATGCTGAGGGACAAAATGGACGCCTCGGCCAAAAAGAATCCCGCCCCAGTCGCCATTGGACATGATGACCGGCTTCTTTCCCAGGAAAATGCGCCGGGCTGGTATGCCCTCTACGTTCAGGTCAATCACGAAAAAAAAGTCGCGGATCAACTCCTGAAGAAAAACATCGAATGCTTTCTGCCTCTGATGCCGACCTGGAGCAAAAGGCGGGATCGGCGCGTGCGGCTTCAGGTGCCTCTGTTTCCGGGGTACGTGTTCGTGCACACGGTGCTGGACAATGAGGTGCACGTGGAAATTCTAAAGATCCCTGGAAGCGTCTACGTTGTGAGGAACAGCCAAGGGCCGGCACTCATCTCGGACTATCAGGTGGAAAGCCTGCGCACCGTGCTCACCCACGCCGACACCCTCACCCTGCACCCTTACCTCACCGCAGGGGACTGGGTCGAAGTGGTTCGAGGACCTTTTGCAGGATGTGTGGGCATTCTGCAGCGGCTCAATCCCAAAAAAGGCACCCTGGTCATCAGCATCGACGTCATTCGCCAGGCAGCCAGTGTTCAGCTGGCCATAGAAGACGTGGTGCGCATCGACGGGCCGCCCGACCGCCGCCGAGACCTTCGATCTGGACCCTAG
- a CDS encoding radical SAM protein yields MEVGYVQAYRSGVLQQRIHKALRWLKKCSLCPRLCRVNRLANEKGVCRTGRYAVVSSYGPHFGEEDPLVGRNGSGTIFFTHCNLLCVFCQNYDVSHGGHGVDASPDQLAGVMVELQQRGCHNINFVTPTHVVPQILEALPLAVEHGLRVPLVYNCGGYERVPALRLLDGIVDIYMPDFKFWDAKVAKELCQAEDYPQRAREALLEMHRQVGDLSLDSSGLAVRGLLVRHLVMPNGLAGTAEVCHFLARHISPNTYTNIMNQYHPCGRAMDFPSLRRRITAEEYENALQAARDAGLTRLDRRTRRFIVW; encoded by the coding sequence ATGGAGGTGGGCTACGTTCAAGCTTATCGGAGCGGAGTGCTGCAGCAAAGAATCCATAAGGCTTTGCGATGGCTTAAGAAATGCTCCCTATGTCCGCGCCTGTGCCGCGTGAATCGCCTGGCCAATGAAAAGGGGGTGTGCCGCACCGGCCGATACGCCGTGGTCTCCAGCTACGGGCCTCACTTCGGGGAAGAAGATCCCCTGGTGGGTCGAAACGGGTCCGGCACCATTTTTTTCACGCACTGCAATCTGCTGTGCGTGTTTTGCCAAAATTACGACGTCAGCCATGGAGGCCACGGGGTTGACGCTTCACCGGACCAATTGGCCGGCGTCATGGTGGAATTGCAGCAGCGAGGCTGCCACAACATCAACTTTGTCACCCCAACGCACGTGGTGCCGCAGATCCTGGAAGCCTTGCCTCTAGCCGTGGAACACGGCCTTCGCGTGCCTTTGGTGTACAACTGCGGCGGTTACGAACGGGTCCCCGCCCTAAGGCTTCTGGATGGCATCGTGGACATCTACATGCCCGACTTCAAGTTTTGGGACGCAAAGGTGGCCAAGGAATTGTGCCAAGCGGAAGATTATCCGCAACGAGCGCGCGAGGCGCTTCTGGAAATGCATCGGCAGGTGGGGGATCTGAGCTTAGATTCCTCAGGGCTGGCCGTGCGAGGCCTTCTGGTGCGCCATTTGGTCATGCCCAACGGCCTTGCCGGCACGGCAGAGGTCTGCCACTTCCTTGCACGCCATATCTCTCCCAACACGTATACCAACATCATGAACCAGTATCACCCATGCGGGCGCGCCATGGACTTTCCATCGCTCAGGCGGCGCATCACCGCTGAAGAATACGAAAACGCCCTTCAGGCCGCTCGAGACGCCGGCCTGACCCGCCTGGACCGCCGAACCCGCCGGTTCATTGTCTGGTGA